A stretch of the Bradyrhizobium arachidis genome encodes the following:
- a CDS encoding TolC family protein yields the protein MSDKMVHTLTRCLLVLAALGLSGCAAFSPDAGMTAVSELTAQAIKKDVAFVRSAEGAETVNDNVRRLLARTLSADAAVQIALLNNKGLQAAYNELALAETDLVADSLPPNPVFSVSRIAGNGASEIERQVVGDILALATLPFRSDIARDRFRQAQLRAALATLRLAADVRRSYFRAVGANEMVVLLTDAKSTAESTAQLAVKLGETGSINKLDQAREQVFYAETTADLATARQAATSARERLARLMGLWDGGLDFRLANQLPALPRRPLSLPSIEVDAVAHRIDLQIARLELTALAKAQNLTEATRFVTLLDLAGIDRRTRDPDSTPFRERGFDVQFQIPIFDGGEVRVRQSVETYNLAFNRLTERAVNVRSEARDAYRVYRSTWDIASHYQREILPLRKIITEEMQLRFSSMQVDIFALLTEARQRLASLRGAIDAKQKFWLAQSELQTAVNGGGSPAATADNATTTAAAAPAGGH from the coding sequence ATGAGCGACAAGATGGTCCACACGCTCACGCGATGCCTGCTCGTCCTCGCAGCGCTCGGTCTCTCCGGCTGCGCCGCGTTCTCGCCGGATGCCGGCATGACGGCGGTGTCCGAGCTGACCGCGCAGGCCATCAAGAAGGACGTCGCTTTCGTCCGTTCGGCTGAGGGCGCCGAAACCGTCAATGACAACGTTCGCCGCCTGCTAGCGCGAACGCTGAGCGCCGATGCCGCAGTTCAGATCGCGCTTCTCAACAACAAGGGCCTGCAGGCGGCTTATAACGAGCTCGCGCTGGCCGAAACCGATCTCGTCGCTGACAGCCTGCCGCCCAACCCGGTGTTCTCGGTCTCGCGGATCGCTGGCAATGGCGCGAGCGAGATCGAGCGGCAGGTCGTGGGCGACATCCTAGCGTTGGCGACGCTGCCGTTCCGCTCCGACATCGCGCGTGACCGTTTCCGGCAAGCGCAGTTGCGCGCGGCACTGGCGACGCTGCGGCTCGCCGCCGATGTACGGCGCAGCTACTTCCGTGCGGTCGGCGCCAACGAGATGGTGGTGCTGCTTACCGATGCGAAATCGACCGCCGAGTCGACGGCACAGCTTGCGGTCAAGCTCGGCGAGACCGGATCGATCAACAAGCTCGATCAGGCTCGCGAGCAGGTCTTCTATGCCGAGACCACCGCCGATCTCGCGACGGCGCGGCAGGCGGCGACGAGCGCGCGCGAGCGGCTTGCGCGTCTGATGGGGCTTTGGGACGGCGGGCTCGACTTCCGTCTTGCCAACCAATTGCCGGCGCTGCCGCGACGGCCGTTGTCACTGCCCTCGATCGAGGTCGACGCGGTCGCGCATCGCATCGATCTGCAGATCGCGCGGCTCGAGCTGACGGCGCTCGCAAAGGCGCAAAACCTGACCGAGGCGACACGCTTCGTGACCTTGCTCGATCTCGCCGGCATCGACCGCCGCACGAGGGATCCCGATAGCACGCCGTTCCGCGAACGCGGATTCGACGTCCAGTTCCAGATCCCGATCTTCGACGGCGGCGAGGTACGCGTCCGCCAGTCGGTCGAGACCTACAACCTCGCCTTCAACCGCCTGACCGAGCGTGCAGTCAATGTGCGCTCGGAGGCGCGGGATGCTTATCGGGTCTACCGATCGACCTGGGACATCGCGAGCCACTACCAGCGCGAGATCCTGCCCTTGCGCAAGATCATCACCGAGGAGATGCAGCTCCGCTTCTCCAGCATGCAGGTGGACATTTTTGCGCTGCTCACCGAAGCCCGGCAGCGTCTCGCCTCGCTGCGCGGCGCCATCGACGCCAAGCAAAAATTCTGGCTGGCGCAGTCCGAGCTTCAGACGGCCGTGAATGGCGGCGGCTCGCCTGCCGCAACAGCCGACAACGCCACAACCACCGCCGCGGCAGCCCCTGCCGGCGGCCACTGA